Proteins from one Podarcis raffonei isolate rPodRaf1 chromosome 1, rPodRaf1.pri, whole genome shotgun sequence genomic window:
- the GNG2 gene encoding guanine nucleotide-binding protein G(I)/G(S)/G(O) subunit gamma-2: MASNNTTSIAQARKLVEQLKMEANIDRIKVSKAAADLMAYCEAHAKEDPLLTPVPASENPFREKKFFCAIL, encoded by the exons ATGGCCAGCAACAACACCACCAGCATAGCGCAAGCCAGGAAACTGGTAGAGCAGCTCAAAATGGAGGCAAACATCGACAGAATAAAG gTGTCGAAAGCCGCCGCAGACTTGATGGCTTACTGCGAAGCCCACGCCAAAGAAGACCCTCTATTGACTCCCGTCCCTgcttcagaaaacccctttagGGAGAAGAAGTTTTTCTGCGCCATTCTGTAA